CGTCCGCGCCGGTGCGCACCGGGCCGCTGCGCGACACGCGCGCCCAGCCCGGATCGCCCTCGACCGGCACACCGGTCGCGCCGACTACCTGGTCGTCGGCGAGGATGAGCGTGACGTCGAAGGTGCCGAACTCGCCGTACAGCTCGCCCGAGGGGACGAGCGCGTGCGGCTGCCACCCGCCGCGGTCGTAGACGGCGACCTTCGGAAACCACTGCGCGAAGTCGTAGCTCCGCCCCCGTCGTCCCTGGCGCCGGAGGATCGTGCTCGGCCGTGCCTCCCACGCGAAGGTGACGACCGCCGAGTCGTGTGGCGCGAGCGGGTGCGGGAGCAGGAAGTGGGCGACCGTGCTGTCCGGCGCGCCGGGGTACTCGACGCGCACCGCGACGCCGTCGACCTGCGGCGCCGCCGTGAAGCGCTCGAAGCCGTAGGCGGGCTTGCCGAGCGTCTGGAAGCGTACGCGTCCCTCGCGGGCGTCGTCCGCGGCCCAGCGCGAGCCGGGGCGGAACGCGTTCAGGTGCTGGTGCACGAACAGCTCGCGGAGCGTGTCGGGCGAGGCGTTCACGTACGTGAGGCGCGCCGTGGCGACGAGCACCTCGCGCGCTTCGTCGAGGCGGGCGATGATCTGGTAGTCGGCGCGCTGCTGCCAGTAGCCGGCCGTGTCGCCGCCCGCGGGGGAGGTGCGCGACGGCGCGGCGGGGCGGCCGGCGAAGCGTTGGGCGCTGTCGCGGGCGGGGGCGTAGGCGGGGAGCGGTGCGCCCTGGCCGGCCGCGTACGCGGGGGCGAGCACGCCGCAGGCGACGAGCGACGCGAGGATCGACGAGGAAGGCGGGCGCACGCGGGGCAAGCTACCCGACCGTGCGACCGCACGCCGCCGGAATGCGCCGCCTCACGTCTCGATCGCGGTCGTCGTGAGCCCGAGCAGGCCGCCCCACGCGTCGGTCCCGACCAGGTAGCAGCGCACCGCGATGCGCCCGACGCGGTAGACGCGCGTTGTCCCCGTCACGGCGTGCACGGTCCGCTTAAGAGCCCGGTACCGTGGCACGAGCGCCCGCGCCCACTCGTCGGCCGGGTCGACCTGCTCGATGTGGCGCGCGAAGAAGCTGTCGAGCGACACGACCTCGACCGGCTCGTCGGGTGCGACGTCGAAGGCGGCGCGGAACGCGGCCTCGTCAAGCGTCGCGTGCGGCGGGACGCGGCGCGGGGCTATGACGAAATCGAACGCGTAGTCCGACTCGCTCATGTACGTCAGGCCCGCCGCGGCGCGCTCGAGCCGAGCGCGGTCGCGCGCCCGGCGCCGCTCGCAGGCGGCCGGGCAGTCGCCAGCGGTGGGCCGATCGTCACCGGTCTGCATGACGAGAGTGGGCGACGGTACGCGCGCCGTAGTGGCGCGGGTCGGGACCGACGTGACGCGGTCGGACGCGCACGCCGCGGCGGCGACCCAGAGTGCGGCGACCGAGAGTGCGGCGACGAAGGCAGAGCGGGGCACGAAGCGCATGGGAGCACGGTGGGTGGCCGCGCCCGGCGCCCGCCGCGTGCGGGCGACACGGTCGCGTGCCGGCCCGCACAACCTCGGTGATCCCGCCCTGCCTAACTACGCCGTTTCCTTGCCGACTGGGGCGGCGTGTTGCGGAGTGCGCTCCATCTCACCGCCCCGCCGACGCCGCCCGCGTCGGCCCCGCCCCGCCCGCGAGCCCGACCGCGTCGAGCATGAACGCGTACCGGTACGCCTGCTCGCGCAGCAAGTCGTACCGCCCCGAACTGCCGCCGTGCCCGCCGTGCATGTTGATGTGGAAGACGAGCGGGTTGGCGTCCGTCTTCGTCGCGCGGAGCTTCGCGACCCACTTCGTCGGCTCGTGAAAGCCGACCTGCGAGTCGTTGAGCGAACTCGTGACGAGCAGCCACGGGTACGCCTGCGGCCGCACGTTGTCGTACGGCGAGTACGTCTTCAGGTACGCGTACTCGGCCGGCACCCGCGGGTTGCCCCACTGCAGCCACTCCTGCGCGGTGAGCGGGAGCGACGCGTCGAGCATCGTGTTCACGACGTCGACGAACGGCACGTCGGCGACGATCGCGCGGAAGAGCTGCGGGCGCTCGTTGGCGACGACGCCCATCAGCAGCCCGCCCGCGGAGCCGCCGTTCGCGACGAGCCGGTCGGGCGAGGTGTAGTGCAGCCTAACGAGCCCCTCCGCGACGTCCTCGAAGTCGTAGAAGGTGTTCCGCTTGTTGAGCATCTTGCCCTGGTCGTACCAGCGCCGCCCCATCTCCTGCCCGCCGCGGATGTGCGCGATGGCGTAGACGAAGCCGCGGTCGACGAGCGAGAACACGGTCGAGTGGAAGGTCGGCTCGGTCGTGTAGCCGTACGAGCCGTACGCGTAGAGCAGGAGCGGCGAGTGCGGGTCGGCCGGCGCGCCCTTGCGCGTGAGCAGCGACACCGGCACGGGCGTGCCGTCGCGCGCGGTGACCATCAGCCGCCGCACCTCGTAGCGCGACGCGTCGTAGGTCGGCACCTCGGTGCGCTTCTTCACGTCGAGGCGCCGCGCCGCCACGTCGTAGTCGTAGACCGTGGGCGGGGTGACGAGCGACGAGTAGTCGAAGCGGTACGCCGTCGCGGCGAACTCCTCGTTCCGGTCCGGGTCGACGCCGTACGCCGGCTCGGGGAGCGCGACCGTGTGCGTCTGCCCCGACGCCGCCTCGGTGACCCGCAGCCGCCGCATGCCGCCCGTCCGCTCGCCGACGACCACGAAGTCGCGGAACGGGTCGACGAACTCGACGAACGCCGAGTCGCGGTGCGGCAGCCAGGCGCGCCACGCGCCGGGCGACGCGTCCGCGTCGGGGGCCCGCACGACCTTGAAGTTGACGGCCCCGCCCGCGTTGGTCCGGATCAGCCAGCCGCCGCCGTCGTGCGCGAGGCTGTACTCGACCCCGTCGCGCCGGCCGCCGGTCGCGCGCGGCGCCTCCGCCGGCCGGTCGGCCGGGATCACGCGCCAGTCGGAGGTCGTGAAGCTCTCCGCGCCGAGCACGACGTAGCGCCCGTCGCGCGTGCGCTCGAGCCCGACGTTGTAGAGAAGCGAGTCCTCGCGAAAGACGTTCGCGTCGCCCCCGGCCGCCCCCGCGTGCGGCGCGCCTAACGTGCGGCGCCAGACCGCGTTGTCGCGCCGCGCCGAGTCGCCGGTCACGTAGAAGTACGTGCGGTTGTCGTTCGCCCACGCCGTCGCCCCCGTCACGTTCGACACCGTGTCGACGAGGCGCCCCGTGCGCAGGTCCTTGGCGTAGAGCGTGTAGACGCGCAGCGCCGTCGTGTCCTCGAGGAAAAGCAGCGTCGACCCGTCCGGGCTCACGTTGAGGCCGCCGAGCCCGAGGAACTTCTTCCCCGCCGCGCGCGCGTTCTGGTCGAGCACGACTTCCTCGGGCGCGTCCATCGTCCCGCGGCGGCGGCAGAAGATCGGGTACGCCTTCCCGGCCTCGGTGCGCGTGTAATACCAGTAGCCGTCCTTCCGGTACGGCACCGAGAGGTCGGTCTCCTTCACGCGCGCGAGCATCTCGCGGTAGAGCGTGTCGCGCAGCGCCGCGGTGCGCGCCGTCGTGGAGTCGGCGTACGCATTCTCCG
The Gemmatimonadetes bacterium T265 genome window above contains:
- the ptrB gene encoding oligopeptidase B, translated to MAAAAVARGQAPKPPVAARHAQVDTLNGDVRTDDYAWLKNKRDPAVIAYLDAENAYADSTTARTAALRDTLYREMLARVKETDLSVPYRKDGYWYYTRTEAGKAYPIFCRRRGTMDAPEEVVLDQNARAAGKKFLGLGGLNVSPDGSTLLFLEDTTALRVYTLYAKDLRTGRLVDTVSNVTGATAWANDNRTYFYVTGDSARRDNAVWRRTLGAPHAGAAGGDANVFREDSLLYNVGLERTRDGRYVVLGAESFTTSDWRVIPADRPAEAPRATGGRRDGVEYSLAHDGGGWLIRTNAGGAVNFKVVRAPDADASPGAWRAWLPHRDSAFVEFVDPFRDFVVVGERTGGMRRLRVTEAASGQTHTVALPEPAYGVDPDRNEEFAATAYRFDYSSLVTPPTVYDYDVAARRLDVKKRTEVPTYDASRYEVRRLMVTARDGTPVPVSLLTRKGAPADPHSPLLLYAYGSYGYTTEPTFHSTVFSLVDRGFVYAIAHIRGGQEMGRRWYDQGKMLNKRNTFYDFEDVAEGLVRLHYTSPDRLVANGGSAGGLLMGVVANERPQLFRAIVADVPFVDVVNTMLDASLPLTAQEWLQWGNPRVPAEYAYLKTYSPYDNVRPQAYPWLLVTSSLNDSQVGFHEPTKWVAKLRATKTDANPLVFHINMHGGHGGSSGRYDLLREQAYRYAFMLDAVGLAGGAGPTRAASAGR